One region of Gossypium raimondii isolate GPD5lz chromosome 6, ASM2569854v1, whole genome shotgun sequence genomic DNA includes:
- the LOC105774069 gene encoding uncharacterized protein LOC105774069 isoform X1 yields MSALPFIPLLPGSMRSMSVTCSVPFHVPVRTSNPVIKHANNIFMLKHNHVPGKKSSTFQMRSLSNNTVFEDQSQAVICYRDENGEIVCEGYDEGPRFPRQIPGKSYHLRDAEILDLLRHRWLQIVNGDGFGNAIKGVIIVKNDS; encoded by the exons ATGTCTGCTCTTCCTTTCATTCCCCTCCTTCCGGGTAGCATGAGATCAATGTCTGTAACATGCTCTGTTCCTTTTCATGTTCCAGTTAGAACATCAAATCCAGTTATCAAACATGCCAACAACATCTTTATGCTTAAACACAATCATGTTCCTGGAAAGAAATCTTCCACATTTCAGATGAGATCACTCTCCAACAACACG GTTTTCGAGGATCAATCCCAGGCTGTAATCTGCTATAGagatgaaaatggagaaatagtTTGTGAAGGGTACGACGAAGGCCCTCGTTTTCCTCGACAGATTCCGGGTAAGTCCTATCATCTGAG AGATGCTGAGATCCTTGATCTTCTAAGACATAGATGGCTCCAAATTGTTAATGGTGACGGGTTCGGCAATGCTATTAAAGGTGTTATCATCGTGAAAAATGACTCCTAG
- the LOC105772348 gene encoding protein SENESCENCE-ASSOCIATED GENE 21, mitochondrial isoform X4 gives MAQASIKNFQLLRRSYAVGAEKMKMQAVASEALRVQVLAHDKEKEAFWMRDPKTGNWIPENHFGDIDVAELREKLLSRNTNVNRN, from the exons ATGGCTCAGGCTTCTATCAAGAACTTTCAGCTTCTGAG ACGATCATATGCTGTTGGGGCGGAGAAGATGAAGATGCAAGCAGTGGCATCAGAAGCTTTGAGGGTACAAGTTTTAGCACATGATAAGGAGAAGGAAGCATTTTGGATGAGAGATCCAAAAACCGGAAACTGGATTCCAGAAAATCACTTTGGCGACATTGATGTTGCAGAGCTAAGGGAGAAGCTACTTTCCAGAAACACAAACGTCAATAGGAATTGA
- the LOC105772348 gene encoding uncharacterized protein LOC105772348 isoform X2, whose protein sequence is MAQASIKNFQLLRLLRSYAVGAEKMKMQAVASEALRVQVLAHDKEKEAFWMRDPKTGNWIPENHFGDIDVAELREKLLSRNTNVNRN, encoded by the exons ATGGCTCAGGCTTCTATCAAGAACTTTCAGCTTCTGAGGTTatt ACGATCATATGCTGTTGGGGCGGAGAAGATGAAGATGCAAGCAGTGGCATCAGAAGCTTTGAGGGTACAAGTTTTAGCACATGATAAGGAGAAGGAAGCATTTTGGATGAGAGATCCAAAAACCGGAAACTGGATTCCAGAAAATCACTTTGGCGACATTGATGTTGCAGAGCTAAGGGAGAAGCTACTTTCCAGAAACACAAACGTCAATAGGAATTGA
- the LOC105772348 gene encoding uncharacterized protein LOC105772348 isoform X3 — protein sequence MAQASIKNFQLLSRRSYAVGAEKMKMQAVASEALRVQVLAHDKEKEAFWMRDPKTGNWIPENHFGDIDVAELREKLLSRNTNVNRN from the exons ATGGCTCAGGCTTCTATCAAGAACTTTCAGCTTCTGAG TAGACGATCATATGCTGTTGGGGCGGAGAAGATGAAGATGCAAGCAGTGGCATCAGAAGCTTTGAGGGTACAAGTTTTAGCACATGATAAGGAGAAGGAAGCATTTTGGATGAGAGATCCAAAAACCGGAAACTGGATTCCAGAAAATCACTTTGGCGACATTGATGTTGCAGAGCTAAGGGAGAAGCTACTTTCCAGAAACACAAACGTCAATAGGAATTGA
- the LOC105774069 gene encoding uncharacterized protein LOC105774069 isoform X2: protein MSALPFIPLLPGSMRSMSVTCSVPFHVPVRTSNPVIKHANNIFMLKHNHVPGKKSSTFQMRSLSNNTVFEDQSQAVICYRDENGEIVCEGYDEGPRFPRQIPEMLRSLIF from the exons ATGTCTGCTCTTCCTTTCATTCCCCTCCTTCCGGGTAGCATGAGATCAATGTCTGTAACATGCTCTGTTCCTTTTCATGTTCCAGTTAGAACATCAAATCCAGTTATCAAACATGCCAACAACATCTTTATGCTTAAACACAATCATGTTCCTGGAAAGAAATCTTCCACATTTCAGATGAGATCACTCTCCAACAACACG GTTTTCGAGGATCAATCCCAGGCTGTAATCTGCTATAGagatgaaaatggagaaatagtTTGTGAAGGGTACGACGAAGGCCCTCGTTTTCCTCGACAGATTCCGG AGATGCTGAGATCCTTGATCTTCTAA
- the LOC105772348 gene encoding protein SENESCENCE-ASSOCIATED GENE 21, mitochondrial isoform X1, with the protein MAQASIKNFQLLRLFRRSYAVGAEKMKMQAVASEALRVQVLAHDKEKEAFWMRDPKTGNWIPENHFGDIDVAELREKLLSRNTNVNRN; encoded by the exons ATGGCTCAGGCTTCTATCAAGAACTTTCAGCTTCTGAGGTTatt TAGACGATCATATGCTGTTGGGGCGGAGAAGATGAAGATGCAAGCAGTGGCATCAGAAGCTTTGAGGGTACAAGTTTTAGCACATGATAAGGAGAAGGAAGCATTTTGGATGAGAGATCCAAAAACCGGAAACTGGATTCCAGAAAATCACTTTGGCGACATTGATGTTGCAGAGCTAAGGGAGAAGCTACTTTCCAGAAACACAAACGTCAATAGGAATTGA
- the LOC105774068 gene encoding 1-phosphatidylinositol-3-phosphate 5-kinase FAB1B: MNEGSRIIGRWMMDAPNNIFSELVSLLKSWLPWQSEAANVSRDFWMPGHSCRVCYDCDAQFTLFNRRHHCRLCGRVFCAKCTANSIPAPSYDPQIPLEEQEMMRVCDYCFKQWRLGIYTNDGQVWVPDQDLCSSMLATSITSSVAFRARRFQHLHRRSIPSPRSAMRQGMCRPSQKTPKFSDDLILDAEDPSSSQYEFSWSSIGIDDEDDDYSLYMAGSDTMHFSEDNGYYTPLSSDEMSNNDGGNIDSRSSEGILTQKVWIDDEDDEYCLYLSDSETSHFSEDDGYYTPIDFDDISNDDESQKVYPDRENIDSNSLSTSPVNRVPSPDVEGISQLVQKDEHDGDEHEASPTLYAAEPVDFENGLLWLPPEPEDEEDEREAAMFEEEDDGEGASEWEYWRKSSSFGSGESRSRDSRSNEEQKKVTKNIVDGHFRALIAQLLQVENLPLGDEFSKDSWLEIITALSWEAASLLKPYTSKGGEMDPAGYVKVKCIASGLRNESMVIKGVVCKKNVAHRRMNSKVEKPRLMILGGALEYQRVSNLLSSFDTLLLQEMDHLKMAVAKIHAHKPNILLVEKSVSRFAQEYLLEKNISLVLNIKRPLLERISRCTGAQIVPSVDHLFSQKLGYCEKFHVERFREDLGSARQGGKKLAKTLMYFEGCPKPLGCTILLRGANGDELKKAKNVIQYGIFAAYHLALETSFLADEGASLPEFPNSPMTVALPDKPSTLARSISTVPGFTTPANVKPQGSQHCSGPQRANSVPSAIISRNIQKIEETPASCLSKGTSLWSVQPTVKKSTALLSTTSENILDAFSKKSEMGTKESSMREIMVDKSKPAFMNNGVHPLESLAHINSENNSTVVELQSGGSKATSVQQDDKNHNNQSEVSKTLNEAFPSAPSDNQSILVSLSSRCVRKGTVCERSHLFRIKYYGSFDKPLGRFLRDHLFDQSFRCNSCDLPSEAHVHCYTHRQGTLTISVKKLPEFFLPGEKEGKIWMWHRCLQCPRTNGSPPATLRRVMSDAAWGLSFGKFLELSFSNHAAASRVASCGHSLHRDCLRFYGFGRMVACFRYATIDVHSVYLPPSKLEFDYENQDWIQKETDKVDNQAEILFSEVLKSLGQIAEKQMGLGPLDSNMETSESRHQIAELEGILQKEKLEFEESLQKSLKREGRKGQPVIDILEVNRLRRQLLFQSYMWDQRLVFAAKLENYSPQNSCSNSISGHEEKPPTEIERIKDMDMLKDGKGSECSDSTLVDAKLNTDYDQGKVNGNTNQSDAVHQEPGMNRNSNCENEDYNNLSVSQSMFDQYDNDKPKANVRRALSEGQFPVIENLSDTLDAAWTGEIRRGPVLSKKNSFSLPDFCAVDLQGDYEEKIAPKVVRSASPALFSIGSENMEDFVSWLKMPFLSFYRSYNKDFLGSASKLDTFSAYDRFNVSSFRELELQDGARLLLPVGINDTVIPVYDDELTSMISYALVSPEYHSQLSDDGDRPKDQGASTASVPLSDSVNFQLSHSVDDLALDPHRSFGSADGLLRTRSSLIIDPLSRTKSLHVRVSFGDDGSDKVKYVVTCYYAKWFETLRKICCPSEMDFVRSLSRCKKWGAQGGKSNAFFAKTLDDRFIVKQVSKTELESFLKFAPEYFKYLSEAIRSRSPTSLAKILGIYQVTTKQPKGGKESRIDVLVMENLLFRRSVTRLYDLKGSSRSRYNPDSSGSNKVLLDQNLLEQMPTSPIFVGNKAKRLLERAVWNDTAFLAANDVMDYSLLVGVDEEKHELVLGTIDFLRQYTWDKHLETWVKASGILGGPKNASPTVISPEQYKKRFRKAMSTYFLMIPDQWSPPSVPSKSQSDTGEETGQRRTSAK, encoded by the exons ATGAATGAGGGCAGTCGGATCATTGGTAGATGGATGATGGATGCTCCTAACAACATATTTTCTGAGCTAGTTAGTTTACTAAAGTCGTGGCTCCCTTGGCAATCAGAGGCTGCTAATGTATCACGGGATTTTTGGATGCCCGGTCATAGCTGCAGGGTATGCTATGACTGTGATGCCCAATTCACATTATTTAACCGTCGACACCATTGTCGACTCTGTGGCCGAGTTTTCTGTGCCAAGTGTACAGCAAACTCAATTCCTGCTCCATCTTATGACCCACAGATCCCCCTCGAAGAACAGGAGATGATGCGGGTATGCGATTATTGTTTCAAGCAATGGAGGCTGGGGATATATACCAATGATGGTCAAGTGTGGGTGCCCGACCAGGATCTTTGTTCCTCAATGTTGGCCACCAGTATTACCAGCTCAGTGGCATTTCGAGCCAGACGATTCCAACATTTGCACCGGAGGTCTATTCCCAGCCCTCGTTCCGCAATGAGGCAAGGCATGTGCAGGCCTAGCCAGAAAACACCCAAGTTTAGCGATGATCTTATTCTGGATGCAGAAGATCCATCTTCCAGCCAATATGAGTTTTCATGGAGCAG CATTGGAATTGATGATGAGGATGATGACTACAGTTTATATATGGCCGGTTCTGATACAATGCATTTCTCTGAAGATAATGGCTACTATACGCCTCTTAGTTCTGATGAGATGAGCAATAATGATGGAGGAAATATTGACTCAAGAAGTTCTGAGGGAATATTGACTCAAAAGGTTTGGATTGATGATGAGGATGATGAGTACTGCTTATATCTGTCTGATTCTGAGACATCGCATTTCTCTGAAGATGATGGCTACTATACTCCTATTGACTTTGATGACATTAGTAATGATGATGAGTCACAGAAAGTTTATCCTGATAGAGAAAATATCGACTCAAATAGTTTAAGCACTTCTCCTGTCAACCGTGTTCCTTCACCAGATGTGGAAGGAATATCACAGCTTGTGCAGAAAGATGAACACGATGGTGATGAACATGAAGCATCACCTACTTTATATGCTGCTGAGCCTgtagattttgaaaatggacTTCTTTGGCTCCCTCCTGAAccagaagatgaagaagatgagaggGAAGCTGCTATGTTTGAAGAAGAGGATGACGGTGAAGGTGCAAGTGAGTGGGAGTATTGGCGCAAGTCAAGCAGTTTCGGAAGTGGGGAATCTCGCTCTAGGGATAGTAGGTCGAATGAGGAGCAGAAGAAAGTAACAAAGAATATTGTTGATGGGCATTTTAGGGCTTTGATTGCTCAGCTTTTACAGGTCGAGAACCTTCCTTTGGGTGATGAATTTAGTAAAGATAGCTGGTTGGAGATCATCACCGCTCTTTCTTGGGAGGCTGCTTCACTTTTGAAGCCATACACAAGCAAAGGGGGAGAGATGGACCCTGCTGGATATGTTAAAGTGAAATGCATAGCTTCTGGGCTTCGCAATGAGAG TATGGTTATCAAGGGAGTTGTTTGCAAGAAAAATGTTGCTCATCGAAGAATGAATTCAAAAGTAGAGAAACCTCGGTTGATGATCCTTGGTGGAGCTCTTGAATACCAGCGGGTCTCTAACCTATTGTCAAGTTTTGATACTTTGTTGCTACAG GAAATGGATCATTTGAAGATGGCTGTAGCAAAGATACATGCACATAAACCTAATATCCTTCTAGTAGAGAAATCAGTCTCTCGATTTGCCCAGGAATATCTTCTGGAGAAAAACATATCACTTGTTCTCAATATCAAGAGGCCATTATTAGAACGCATTTCACGCTGCACTGGCGCTCAAATAGTCCCTTCCGTTGACCATCTCTTTTCTCAGAAGCTGGGCTACTGTGAAAAATTTCATGTTGAGAGGTTCAGGGAAGATCTTGGCTCTGCTAGGCAAGGAGGGAAGAAATTGGCCAAGACATTAATGTATTTTGAAGGCTGCCCTAAGCCATTGGGTTGCACT ATACTGCTTAGGGGTGCAAATGGAGATGAATTGAAGAAAGCCAAGAATGTAATCCAATATGGAATTTTTGCAGCTTATCACTTGGCTTTGGAGACATCATTTCTTGCCGATGAAGGTGCCTCTTTGCCAGAATTCCCCAACTCTCCAATGACTGTGGCACTTCCGGATAAACCATCAACCTTGGCAAGGTCAATATCGACGGTTCCCGGTTTTACTACTCCTGCCAATGTAAAGCCCCAGGGATCTCAACATTGTAGTGGACCACAAAGAGCTAACAGTGTTCCATCGGCAATCATCAGTCGCAATATTCAGAAGATAGAAGAAACTCCAGCATCTTGTTTAAGTAAAGGTACAAGCTTGTGGTCTGTACAACCCACTGTGAAAAAGTCAACTGCCCTTTTATCAACTACTTCTGAGAATATTTTGGATGCATTTTCCAAGAAAAGTGAAATGGGTACCAAAGAATCCTCAATGAGGGAAATTATGGTGGACAAAAGTAAGCCAGCTTTCATGAATAATGGTGTCCACCCGTTAGAATCTTTGGCACACATTAACTCGGAGAATAATAGCACAGTGGTTGAACTTCAATCAGGTGGTTCAAAGGCAACATCTGTGCAACAAGATGATAAAAACCATAATAACCAATCTGAAGTGTCAAAAACTTTAAATGAAGCATTTCCTTCTGCACCTTCTGATAATCAGAGCATTTTGGTATCTTTATCATCTCGATGTGTGCGGAAAGGGACTGTCTGCGAAAGATCCCATCTCTTTCGGATCAAGTACTATGGCAGTTTTGATAAACCTTTGGGTCGATTTTTGCGGGATCATTTGTTTGATCAG AGTTTTCGATGCAATTCATGTGACTTGCCTTCAGAAGCACATGTTCACTGTTATACTCATAGACAAGGAACACTCACCATTTCTGTTAAGAAACTCCCTGAATTTTTCTTGCCTGGTGAAAAAGAGGGCAAGATCTGGATGTGGCATAGATGCTTGCAATGTCCTAGGACCAATGGTTCTCCTCCGGCGACTCTCAGAAGAGTGATGTCTGATGCTGCTTGGGGGTTATCATTTGGGAAGTTTTTGGAGCTTAGTTTCTCAAACCATGCAGCTGCGAGCAGGGTTGCTAGCTGTGGCCATTCTTTACATAGAGATTGTCTTCGTTTCTATGG ATTTGGGAGAATGGTGGCTTGCTTTCGGTATGCAACAATTGATGTTCATTCTGTCTACCTTCCACCTTCAAAACTTGAATTTGACTATGAAAATCAAGATTGGATACAGAAAGAAACAGATAAG GTGGATAACCAGGCAGAGATTCTGTTTTCTGAAGTACTAAAGTCCCTAGGGCAAATTGCTGAAAAACAAATGGGATTGGGGCCACTTGATAGTAACATGGAAACATCTGAATCAAGACATCAAATTGCTGAATTAGAAGGAATATTACAAAAGGAGAAGCTGGAGTTTGAG GAATCATTGCAAAAGTCTTTGAAAAGGGAAGGGAGAAAAGGGCAACCTGTTATTGACATTCTTGAAGTTAATCGGTTGCGCCGGCAGTTACTTTTCCAATCTTATATGTGGGACCAACGCCTGGTTTTTGCAGccaaattagaaaattacaGCCCCCAGAACAGTTGCAGTAATTCAATTTCAGGACATGAGGAGAAACCTCCCACTGAAATTGAGAGGATCAAGGACATGGATATGTTGAAAGATGGAAAAGGCTCTGAATGCAGTGACTCTACTTTGGTGGATGCAAAGCTCAATACAGACTATGATCAAGGAAAAGTAAATGGAAACACAAATCAGTCAGATGCAGTCCATCAAGAACCAGGCATGAACAGAAattcaaattgtgaaaatgaagaCTACAATAATCTTTCTGTTAGCCAAAGCATGTTTGATCAATATGACAATGATAAGCCTAAGGCAAATGTGCGCAGGGCCTTGTCTGAAGGCCAGTTTCCTGTGATAGAAAATTTGTCGGATACCCTTGATGCTGCTTGGACTGGCGAAATTCGGCGAGGACCTGTATTATCTaagaaaaattcattttcacttCCTGATTTTTGTGCTGTAGATTTGCAAGGTGATTATGAAGAAAAGATTGCGCCAAAGGTTGTTCGTTCTGCTTCTCCTGCATTGTTCAGTATAGGTTCTGAAAATATGGAAGACTTTGTAAGCTGGTTAAAAATGCCTTTCTTAAGTTTCTACCGTTCATACAACAAAGACTTTCTAGGAAGTGCTTCAAAGCTTGATACATTCAGTGCATATGATCGGTTCAATGTTTCATCGTTTAGAGAGTTGGAACTGCAAGATGGGGCTAGGCTGCTTCTGCCGGTGGGTATTAATGACACTGTTATTCCAGTTTATGATGACGAGCTCACAAGTATGATATCTTATGCTCTAGTATCACCCGAATACCATTCCCAGCTAAGTGATGATGGGGATAGACCTAAAGACCAGGGGGCTTCAACAGCCTCAGTACCCCTTTCTGATTCAGTGAATTTTCAGTTGAGCCATTCTGTTGATGATCTGGCCTTAGATCCTCATAGAAGTTTTGGTTCAGCAGATGGCCTTCTTAGAACTCGCAGCTCCCTGATTATTGACCCACTCTCTCGTACGAAGTCTTTGCATGTCCGGGTGTCATTTGGAGATGATGGATCAGATAAAGTGAAATATGTGGTGACTTGTTACTATGCAAAGTGGTTTGAAACATTAAGGAAAATATGTTGCCCATCAGAGATGGATTTTGTAAGGTCTCTGAGTCGCTGTAAAAAGTGGGGAGCTCAGGGTGGCAAGAGCAATGCTTTCTTTGCAAAGACCTTGGACGATCGGTTTATTGTTAAACAAGTCTCAAAGACAGAGTtggaatcatttctaaagtttGCACCTGAATATTTCAAGTACTTGTCTGAAGCAATTAGATCTAGAAGTCCAACATCCCTGGCGAAGATTCTTGGTATTTATCAG GTTACGACAAAGCAACCTAAAGGTGGGAAAGAATCAAGGATAGATGTATTGGTTATGGAGAATCTTCTGTTTAGGAGAAGTGTCACACGGCTATATGATCTCAAAGGATCTTCTAGATCTCGTTATAATCCTGATTCTAGTGGAAGCAACAAGGTTCTGCTAGATCAGAACTTGCTCGAACAAATGCCGACCTCTCCGATTTTTGTGGGTAATAAAGCGAAGCGTTTGTTGGAAAGAGCAGTCTGGAATGACACTGCTTTCCTTGCA GCGAACGACGTGATGGATTACTCATTACTGGTTGGAGTGGATGAGGAGAAGCATGAGTTAGTTCTGGGAACCATTGATTTCTTGAGGCAGTATACCTGGGACAAGCATCTTGAAACTTGGGTAAAGGCTTCAGGCATCCTTGGTGGGCCAAAGAATGCATCACCCACAGTAATTTCACCTGAACAATACAAGAAAAGGTTCAGGAAAGCAATGTCAACTTATTTTCTAATGATCCCAGATCAGTGGTCTCCTCCTTCCGTTCCAAGCAAATCTCAGTCGGATACAGGTGAAGAGACGGGCCAACGTAGGACCTCAGCTAAGTGA